In Musa acuminata AAA Group cultivar baxijiao chromosome BXJ2-3, Cavendish_Baxijiao_AAA, whole genome shotgun sequence, the following proteins share a genomic window:
- the LOC135608189 gene encoding nitrate regulatory gene2 protein-like isoform X2, producing the protein MPKGGKLTKDTSSAPFNESFALPPSSPKERKWRKKEKEQSAILSPHPLSVSAAALPWPWPVPILSPAVLLTRGRSLALRCLFQRGKRRSRVMGCAQSRVNNDEAVTRCKERRQWMKAAVVARNAFAAAHSAYAASLKDTGAALSEFGQVAAHDSVHSSSSSSTGGGTSATGAPVIAAPVQPPTETLLPPPPPLPEFSPSPLHRSISMPDLPKKFPSKIHQAAPILEEDNEGDDEAEEENDGGLNRRRRPSEAAGGSPSLSPSPSPPPPPSLQPTSQPEAWGLTDENVPVPSVTQAGGIRPEREESPEKKTVPAAPSSSIDLMKVLTDLDDLFLRASESTHEVSKVLEATRMHYHSNFVDSRDGSKGDFIDDEWETHATVLDKILAWEKRLYDEVKAGRLTKIEYHRKVALLNRQKKGGASGESLQRTKAAVSHLHTKYVVDMQSMDSTVAEIQRLRDKRLYPKLVELVEGMAKMWQAMHMHHYSQLKMMEGIKALDISNASKETSEHHHKRTLQLLDTVREWQSQLHKLVTHQKQYVGALDSWLKLNLIPIDSSLKEKVSSPQRPTHAPIQTLVHAWHEYLEKQLPEELANTALLSFSAVLNTIEAVQQEELKQKERCGEIQKAYLRKKRAFEDWYQKHSQKRMGEPETGGEAASQNDPVGERRRVVESLKSKLDEEVEAHKGICKQVREKSSVTLKTHLPELFRAVSDFAELCSKMYTSLKLVTDQNPLTKVA; encoded by the exons ATGCCAAAAGGCGGCAAGCTGACAAAGGACACGTCCTCTGCCCCATTCAACGAATCCTTCGCTCTCCCCCCCTCCTccccaaaagaaagaaaatggaggaagaaagaaaaggaacaaaGCGCCATCCTATCTCCTCATCCTCTCTCTGTCTCCGCTGCTGCGCTCCCCTGGCCGTGGCCCGTTCCGATCCTCTCACCTGCGGTCCTTTTAACGCGGGGGAGGTCACTTGCTCTCCGTTGTCTCTTTCAGAGAGGGAAGCGAAGGTCTCGTGTCATGGGGTGCGCGCAGTCGAGGGTGAACAACGACGAGGCGGTGACGCGATGCAAGGAGCGGCGGCAGTGGATGAAGGCGGCGGTGGTCGCGCGAAACGCCTTTGCCGCTGCCCACTCCGCCTACGCCGCCTCTCTCAAGGACACGGGTGCCGCCCTCAGCGAGTTCGGCCAGGTGGCAGCCCATGATTCCGTccactcttcttcctcctcctccaccggcgGCGGCACTTCCGCCACCGGCGCCCCCGTCATCGCCGCTCCTGTCCAGCCGCCCACCGAGACCCTCTTACCGCCCCCGCCGCCGCTCCCAGAGTTCTCTCCCTCCCCTCTCCATCGCTCCATAAGCATGCCCGATCTCCCCAAGAAGTTTCCCTCCAAGATTCATCAAGCCGCCCCCATCCTCGAGGAGGACAACGAGGGGGATgacgaggcggaggaggagaacgACGGCGGCCTTAACCGCCGCCGCCGGCCCTCCGAAGCCGCCGGGGGCTCCCCTTCCCTCTCACCCTCCCCCtccccgccgccgccaccctcacTTCAACCAACGTCGCAGCCCGAGGCTTGGGGTCTTACGGACGAAAACGTGCCGGTTCCATCGGTAACCCAAGCGGGCGGGATCCGGCCTGAGAGAGAGGAATCCCCGGAAAAGAAGACGGTGCCAGCCGCACCGTCCAGCAGCATCGATCTCATGAAGGTGCTTACAGATCTTGATGATCTTTTCCTCAGGGCGTCAGAGAGTACACATGAAGTTTCAAAGGTGCTTGAGGCGACCAGAATGCATTACCACTCTAATTTTGTGGATAGCCGAG ATGGCAGTAAGGGTGATTTCATCGATGATGAATGGGAAACTCATGCAACTGTGTTGGATAAGATCCTAGCATGGGAAAAAAGATTATATGATGAAGTTAAG GCAGGTAGGCTTACGAAAATTGAGTATCATAGGAAGGTTGCTTTACTGAACAGGCAAAAGAAGGGTGGTGCTAGTGGTGAATCACTGCAAAGAACTAAAGCAGCTGTGAGCCATTTGCACACTAAATACGTTGTTGATATGCAGTCAATGGATTCAACTGTGGCAGAAATCCAACGTCTGCGTGATAAACGGCTTTATCCGAAACTAGTGGAACTCGTTGAAGG GATGGCCAAAATGTGGCAGGCCATGCACATGCATCACTATTCCCAGCTGAAGATGATGGAAGGTATCAAAGCTCTCGACATTTCAAATGCTTCCAAGGAGACAAGTGAACATCATCACAAGCGCACTTTGCAGCTACTCGACACTGTCAGGGAGTGGCAATCGCAGTTGCATAAACTTGTTACCCATCAGAAACAGTATGTGGGTGCTCTTGATAGTTGGTTGAAGTTGAATCTTATTCCAATCGACAGCAGCTTGAAAGAGAAAGTGTCATCTCCGCAAAGGCCAACTCATGCCCCGATTCAGACTCTTGTGCATGCATGGCATGAGTATCTTGAGAAGCAGCTCCCTGAGGAGCTTGCAAACACTGCTCTCCTCAGCTTTTCAGCGGTCTTAAACACGATAGAGGCAGTCCAACAGGAAGAGCTGAAGCAGAAAGAGAGATGCGGGGAGATCCAAAAGGCGTATCTGCGAAAGAAACGGGCTTTTGAGGACTGGTACCAAAAGCATTCGCAGAAGAGGATGGGCGAGCCGGAGACTGGTGGGGAGGCAGCAAGTCAAAATGACCCCGTGGGAGAAAGGAGGCGTGTGGTGGAGTCTCTCAAAAGCAAGCTTGATGAAGAAGTAGAAGCCCACAAAGGGATATGCAAGCAGGTGAGAGAGAAGTCATCGGTTACTCTCAAGACGCACTTGCCAGAGCTTTTCCGTGCTGTGTCGGACTTTGCTGAACTCTGTTCTAAGATGTATACCAGTTTAAAGTTGGTCACGGATCAGAATCCGCTGACCAAAGTAGCTTAA
- the LOC135608189 gene encoding nitrate regulatory gene2 protein-like isoform X1, producing the protein MPKGGKLTKDTSSAPFNESFALPPSSPKERKWRKKEKEQSAILSPHPLSVSAAALPWPWPVPILSPAVLLTRGRSLALRCLFQRGKRRSRVMGCAQSRVNNDEAVTRCKERRQWMKAAVVARNAFAAAHSAYAASLKDTGAALSEFGQVAAHDSVHSSSSSSTGGGTSATGAPVIAAPVQPPTETLLPPPPPLPEFSPSPLHRSISMPDLPKKFPSKIHQAAPILEEDNEGDDEAEEENDGGLNRRRRPSEAAGGSPSLSPSPSPPPPPSLQPTSQPEAWGLTDENVPVPSVTQAGGIRPEREESPEKKTVPAAPSSSIDLMKVLTDLDDLFLRASESTHEVSKVLEATRMHYHSNFVDSRGHVDHSVRVMRVITWHRSFEVTPGADGSKGDFIDDEWETHATVLDKILAWEKRLYDEVKAGRLTKIEYHRKVALLNRQKKGGASGESLQRTKAAVSHLHTKYVVDMQSMDSTVAEIQRLRDKRLYPKLVELVEGMAKMWQAMHMHHYSQLKMMEGIKALDISNASKETSEHHHKRTLQLLDTVREWQSQLHKLVTHQKQYVGALDSWLKLNLIPIDSSLKEKVSSPQRPTHAPIQTLVHAWHEYLEKQLPEELANTALLSFSAVLNTIEAVQQEELKQKERCGEIQKAYLRKKRAFEDWYQKHSQKRMGEPETGGEAASQNDPVGERRRVVESLKSKLDEEVEAHKGICKQVREKSSVTLKTHLPELFRAVSDFAELCSKMYTSLKLVTDQNPLTKVA; encoded by the exons ATGCCAAAAGGCGGCAAGCTGACAAAGGACACGTCCTCTGCCCCATTCAACGAATCCTTCGCTCTCCCCCCCTCCTccccaaaagaaagaaaatggaggaagaaagaaaaggaacaaaGCGCCATCCTATCTCCTCATCCTCTCTCTGTCTCCGCTGCTGCGCTCCCCTGGCCGTGGCCCGTTCCGATCCTCTCACCTGCGGTCCTTTTAACGCGGGGGAGGTCACTTGCTCTCCGTTGTCTCTTTCAGAGAGGGAAGCGAAGGTCTCGTGTCATGGGGTGCGCGCAGTCGAGGGTGAACAACGACGAGGCGGTGACGCGATGCAAGGAGCGGCGGCAGTGGATGAAGGCGGCGGTGGTCGCGCGAAACGCCTTTGCCGCTGCCCACTCCGCCTACGCCGCCTCTCTCAAGGACACGGGTGCCGCCCTCAGCGAGTTCGGCCAGGTGGCAGCCCATGATTCCGTccactcttcttcctcctcctccaccggcgGCGGCACTTCCGCCACCGGCGCCCCCGTCATCGCCGCTCCTGTCCAGCCGCCCACCGAGACCCTCTTACCGCCCCCGCCGCCGCTCCCAGAGTTCTCTCCCTCCCCTCTCCATCGCTCCATAAGCATGCCCGATCTCCCCAAGAAGTTTCCCTCCAAGATTCATCAAGCCGCCCCCATCCTCGAGGAGGACAACGAGGGGGATgacgaggcggaggaggagaacgACGGCGGCCTTAACCGCCGCCGCCGGCCCTCCGAAGCCGCCGGGGGCTCCCCTTCCCTCTCACCCTCCCCCtccccgccgccgccaccctcacTTCAACCAACGTCGCAGCCCGAGGCTTGGGGTCTTACGGACGAAAACGTGCCGGTTCCATCGGTAACCCAAGCGGGCGGGATCCGGCCTGAGAGAGAGGAATCCCCGGAAAAGAAGACGGTGCCAGCCGCACCGTCCAGCAGCATCGATCTCATGAAGGTGCTTACAGATCTTGATGATCTTTTCCTCAGGGCGTCAGAGAGTACACATGAAGTTTCAAAGGTGCTTGAGGCGACCAGAATGCATTACCACTCTAATTTTGTGGATAGCCGAG GTCATGTCGATCATTCTGTGAGGGTCATGCGTGTTATTACATGGCATAGGTCATTTGAAGTTACTCCTGGTGCAGATGGCAGTAAGGGTGATTTCATCGATGATGAATGGGAAACTCATGCAACTGTGTTGGATAAGATCCTAGCATGGGAAAAAAGATTATATGATGAAGTTAAG GCAGGTAGGCTTACGAAAATTGAGTATCATAGGAAGGTTGCTTTACTGAACAGGCAAAAGAAGGGTGGTGCTAGTGGTGAATCACTGCAAAGAACTAAAGCAGCTGTGAGCCATTTGCACACTAAATACGTTGTTGATATGCAGTCAATGGATTCAACTGTGGCAGAAATCCAACGTCTGCGTGATAAACGGCTTTATCCGAAACTAGTGGAACTCGTTGAAGG GATGGCCAAAATGTGGCAGGCCATGCACATGCATCACTATTCCCAGCTGAAGATGATGGAAGGTATCAAAGCTCTCGACATTTCAAATGCTTCCAAGGAGACAAGTGAACATCATCACAAGCGCACTTTGCAGCTACTCGACACTGTCAGGGAGTGGCAATCGCAGTTGCATAAACTTGTTACCCATCAGAAACAGTATGTGGGTGCTCTTGATAGTTGGTTGAAGTTGAATCTTATTCCAATCGACAGCAGCTTGAAAGAGAAAGTGTCATCTCCGCAAAGGCCAACTCATGCCCCGATTCAGACTCTTGTGCATGCATGGCATGAGTATCTTGAGAAGCAGCTCCCTGAGGAGCTTGCAAACACTGCTCTCCTCAGCTTTTCAGCGGTCTTAAACACGATAGAGGCAGTCCAACAGGAAGAGCTGAAGCAGAAAGAGAGATGCGGGGAGATCCAAAAGGCGTATCTGCGAAAGAAACGGGCTTTTGAGGACTGGTACCAAAAGCATTCGCAGAAGAGGATGGGCGAGCCGGAGACTGGTGGGGAGGCAGCAAGTCAAAATGACCCCGTGGGAGAAAGGAGGCGTGTGGTGGAGTCTCTCAAAAGCAAGCTTGATGAAGAAGTAGAAGCCCACAAAGGGATATGCAAGCAGGTGAGAGAGAAGTCATCGGTTACTCTCAAGACGCACTTGCCAGAGCTTTTCCGTGCTGTGTCGGACTTTGCTGAACTCTGTTCTAAGATGTATACCAGTTTAAAGTTGGTCACGGATCAGAATCCGCTGACCAAAGTAGCTTAA